A region from the Benincasa hispida cultivar B227 chromosome 10, ASM972705v1, whole genome shotgun sequence genome encodes:
- the LOC120088319 gene encoding protein TRI1-like isoform X2, which produces MVSDSELIGRLREFLRNSDLNTTTTAIVRRKLEEDFGIDLSDKKRFIREQVDVFLQTEHERAVEEGCGDCEEVDQEGGDENLKTEEDDGDSEDGDNDDEDDEKGKAGSNKLSKEGKKRGGGGFSKLCSLSPQLQEFIGAPEMARTEVVKQLWNHIRGKNLQDPSNRRNILCDDSLKALFGVNSINMFQMNKALSKHIWPLESNDVIPANSSQKEKQQKEKQPKEKPQKKRQKQGKEEDSDDSAREEKRQKKGKSGFLAPLQLSDALVTFLGTGEDALPRSDVVKRMWDYIKQNNLQIVDIFELISGLKINPPILGINLEANKEIEGAIKWGCHVGR; this is translated from the exons ATGGTTTCCGACTCGGAGCTCATCGGCCGGCTCCGAGAGTTTCTTCGGAATTCCGACCTCAATACCACCACCACTGCTATCGTCCGCCGGAAGCTCGAGGAGGACTTTGGCATTGATTTGTCCGATAAGAAGCGGTTTATTAGGGAACAGGTCGACGTATTCCTCCAGACTGAGCACGAGAGAGCCGTGGAAGAAGGTTGCGGCGACTGCGAGGAAGTCGACCAGGAAGGTGGAGATGAAAATTTGAAGACGGAAGAGGATGATGGAGATAGTGAAGACGGAGATAACGACGACGAAGATGATGAAAAGGGTAAAGCGGG TTCTAACAAGCTTAGTAAAGAGGGGAAGAAAAGAGGCGGGGGTGGTTTTAGCAAGCTATGTAGCCTTTCCCCACAACTGCAGGAATTTATAGGAGCTCCTGAAATGGCAAGGACTGAG GTTGTTAAGCAACTATGGAACCACATTAGAGGGAAAAATTTGCAAGATCCcagtaatagaagaaatattCTCTGTGATGATTCGTTAAAAGCACTCTTTGGTGTCAATTCCATCAACATGTTTCAAATGAATAAAGCTCTATCAAAGCATATTTGGCCGTTGGAGTCAAATGACG TTATTCCAGCCAATTCAAGTCAGAAAGAAAAGCAACAAAAGGAGAAGCAGCCAAAGGAGAAGCCACAAAAGAAGCGGCAGAagcaaggaaaagaagaag ATTCAGATGACTCTGCAAGAGAGGAAAAGCGGCAAAAGAAAGGGAAATCTGGTTTTCTTGCTCCTCTTCAACTTTCAGATGCTCTGGTGACATTTCTTGGTACTGGAGAGGATGCATTGCCTCGCTCTGATGTAGTGAAAAGAATGTGGGATTACATAAAGCAAAATAACCTTCAG ATTGTGGACATTTTTGAACTGATTTCTGGGTTAAAGATCAATCCACCGATTTTGGGCATTAATTTGGAGGCTAACAAGGAGATTGAAGGTGCCATCAAGTGGGGCTGTCATGTTGGTAGATGA
- the LOC120088319 gene encoding protein TRI1-like isoform X3, whose protein sequence is MVSDSELIGRLREFLRNSDLNTTTTAIVRRKLEEDFGIDLSDKKRFIREQVDVFLQTEHERAVEEGCGDCEEVDQEGGDENLKTEEDDGDSEDGDNDDEDDEKGKAGSNKLSKEGKKRGGGGFSKLCSLSPQLQEFIGAPEMARTEVVKQLWNHIRGKNLQDPSNRRNILCDDSLKALFGVNSINMFQMNKALSKHIWPLESNDVIPANSSQKEKQQKEKQPKEKPQKKRQKQGKEEDSDDSAREEKRQKKGKSGFLAPLQLSDALVTFLGTGEDALPRSDVVKRMWDYIKQNNLQVAKIPGKWRMPIVLHKRIGPF, encoded by the exons ATGGTTTCCGACTCGGAGCTCATCGGCCGGCTCCGAGAGTTTCTTCGGAATTCCGACCTCAATACCACCACCACTGCTATCGTCCGCCGGAAGCTCGAGGAGGACTTTGGCATTGATTTGTCCGATAAGAAGCGGTTTATTAGGGAACAGGTCGACGTATTCCTCCAGACTGAGCACGAGAGAGCCGTGGAAGAAGGTTGCGGCGACTGCGAGGAAGTCGACCAGGAAGGTGGAGATGAAAATTTGAAGACGGAAGAGGATGATGGAGATAGTGAAGACGGAGATAACGACGACGAAGATGATGAAAAGGGTAAAGCGGG TTCTAACAAGCTTAGTAAAGAGGGGAAGAAAAGAGGCGGGGGTGGTTTTAGCAAGCTATGTAGCCTTTCCCCACAACTGCAGGAATTTATAGGAGCTCCTGAAATGGCAAGGACTGAG GTTGTTAAGCAACTATGGAACCACATTAGAGGGAAAAATTTGCAAGATCCcagtaatagaagaaatattCTCTGTGATGATTCGTTAAAAGCACTCTTTGGTGTCAATTCCATCAACATGTTTCAAATGAATAAAGCTCTATCAAAGCATATTTGGCCGTTGGAGTCAAATGACG TTATTCCAGCCAATTCAAGTCAGAAAGAAAAGCAACAAAAGGAGAAGCAGCCAAAGGAGAAGCCACAAAAGAAGCGGCAGAagcaaggaaaagaagaag ATTCAGATGACTCTGCAAGAGAGGAAAAGCGGCAAAAGAAAGGGAAATCTGGTTTTCTTGCTCCTCTTCAACTTTCAGATGCTCTGGTGACATTTCTTGGTACTGGAGAGGATGCATTGCCTCGCTCTGATGTAGTGAAAAGAATGTGGGATTACATAAAGCAAAATAACCTTCAG GTAGCCAAAATCCCCGGAAAATGGAGAATGCCAATCGTTTTACATAAGAGGATAG GACCCTTCTGA
- the LOC120088319 gene encoding upstream activation factor subunit spp27-like isoform X1, translating to MVSDSELIGRLREFLRNSDLNTTTTAIVRRKLEEDFGIDLSDKKRFIREQVDVFLQTEHERAVEEGCGDCEEVDQEGGDENLKTEEDDGDSEDGDNDDEDDEKGKAGSNKLSKEGKKRGGGGFSKLCSLSPQLQEFIGAPEMARTEVVKQLWNHIRGKNLQDPSNRRNILCDDSLKALFGVNSINMFQMNKALSKHIWPLESNDVIPANSSQKEKQQKEKQPKEKPQKKRQKQGKEEDSDDSAREEKRQKKGKSGFLAPLQLSDALVTFLGTGEDALPRSDVVKRMWDYIKQNNLQDPSDKRRIICDERLKELFDVDSFHGFTVSKLLATHFIKTK from the exons ATGGTTTCCGACTCGGAGCTCATCGGCCGGCTCCGAGAGTTTCTTCGGAATTCCGACCTCAATACCACCACCACTGCTATCGTCCGCCGGAAGCTCGAGGAGGACTTTGGCATTGATTTGTCCGATAAGAAGCGGTTTATTAGGGAACAGGTCGACGTATTCCTCCAGACTGAGCACGAGAGAGCCGTGGAAGAAGGTTGCGGCGACTGCGAGGAAGTCGACCAGGAAGGTGGAGATGAAAATTTGAAGACGGAAGAGGATGATGGAGATAGTGAAGACGGAGATAACGACGACGAAGATGATGAAAAGGGTAAAGCGGG TTCTAACAAGCTTAGTAAAGAGGGGAAGAAAAGAGGCGGGGGTGGTTTTAGCAAGCTATGTAGCCTTTCCCCACAACTGCAGGAATTTATAGGAGCTCCTGAAATGGCAAGGACTGAG GTTGTTAAGCAACTATGGAACCACATTAGAGGGAAAAATTTGCAAGATCCcagtaatagaagaaatattCTCTGTGATGATTCGTTAAAAGCACTCTTTGGTGTCAATTCCATCAACATGTTTCAAATGAATAAAGCTCTATCAAAGCATATTTGGCCGTTGGAGTCAAATGACG TTATTCCAGCCAATTCAAGTCAGAAAGAAAAGCAACAAAAGGAGAAGCAGCCAAAGGAGAAGCCACAAAAGAAGCGGCAGAagcaaggaaaagaagaag ATTCAGATGACTCTGCAAGAGAGGAAAAGCGGCAAAAGAAAGGGAAATCTGGTTTTCTTGCTCCTCTTCAACTTTCAGATGCTCTGGTGACATTTCTTGGTACTGGAGAGGATGCATTGCCTCGCTCTGATGTAGTGAAAAGAATGTGGGATTACATAAAGCAAAATAACCTTCAG GACCCTTCTGACAAAAGGAGAATAATTTGTGACGAGAGGCTAAAAGAACTCTTCGATGTCGATTCCTTTCACGGCTTCACTGTTTCGAAACTCCTGGCCACTCATTTTATAAAGACAAAATAG